Proteins from one Gorilla gorilla gorilla isolate KB3781 chromosome 11, NHGRI_mGorGor1-v2.1_pri, whole genome shotgun sequence genomic window:
- the ASB1 gene encoding ankyrin repeat and SOCS box protein 1 isoform X2 has translation MAEGGSPDGRAGPGSAGRNLKEWLREQFCDHPLEHCEDTRLHDAAYVGDLQTLRSLLQEESYRSRINEKSVWCCGWLPCTPLRIAATAGHGSCVDFLIRKGAEVDLVDVKGQTALYGADVDVNHHLTPDVQPRFSRRLTSLVVCPLYISAAYHNLQCFRLLLLAGANPDFNCNGPVNTQGFYRGSPGCVMDAVLRHGCEAAFVSLLVEFGANLNLVKWESLGPESRGRRKVDPEALQVFKEARSVPRTLLCLCRVAVRRALGKHRLHLIPSLPLPDPIKKFLLHE, from the exons ATGGCGGAGGGCGGCAGCCCAGACGGGCGGGCAGGGCCGGGCTCCGCAG GTCGTAATCTGAAGGAGTGGCTGAGGGAGCAATTTTGTGATCATCCGCTGGAGCACTGTGAGGACACGAGGCTCCATGATGCAGCTTACGTCGGGGACCTCCAGACCCTCAGGAGCCTATTGCAAGAGGAGAGCTACCGGAG CCGCATCAACGAGAAGTCTGTCTGGTGCTGTGGCTGGCTCCCCTGCACACCGTTGCGAATCGCGGCCACTGCAGGCCATGGGAGCTGTGTGGACTTCCTCATCCGGAAGGGGGCCGAGGTGGATCTGGTGGACGTAAAAGGACAGACGGCCCT GTACGGGGCTGATGTTGACGTCAACCACCACCTGACTCCTGATGTCCAGCCCCGATTCTCCCGGCGGCTCACCTCCTTGGTGGTCTGCCCCTTGTACATCAGCGCAGCCTACCACAACCTCCAGTGCTTCCGGCTGCTCCTCCTGGCTGGCGCGAACCCCGACTTCAACTGCAATGGTCCTGTCAACACACAGGGATTCTACAGGGGCTCTCCTGGGTGCGTCATGGATGCTGTTCTGCGCCACGGCTGTGAGGCAGCCTTCGTGAGCCTCCTGGTAGAATTTGGAGCCAACCTGAATCTAGTGAAGTGGGAATCGCTGGGCCCAGAGtcgagaggaagaagaaaggtgGACCCTGAGGCCTTGCAGGTCTTTAAAGAGGCCAGAA GTGTTCCCAGAACCTTGCTGTGTCTGTGCCGTGTGGCTGTGAGAAGAGCTCTTGGCAAACACCGGCTTCATCTGATTCCTTCGCTGCCTCTGCCAGACCCCATAAAGAAGTTTCTACTCCATGAGTAG
- the ASB1 gene encoding ankyrin repeat and SOCS box protein 1 isoform X1, giving the protein MAEGGSPDGRAGPGSAGRNLKEWLREQFCDHPLEHCEDTRLHDAAYVGDLQTLRSLLQEESYRSRINEKSVWCCGWLPCTPLRIAATAGHGSCVDFLIRKGAEVDLVDVKGQTALYVAVVNGHLESTQILLEAGADPNGSRHHRSTPVYHASRVGRADILKALIRYGADVDVNHHLTPDVQPRFSRRLTSLVVCPLYISAAYHNLQCFRLLLLAGANPDFNCNGPVNTQGFYRGSPGCVMDAVLRHGCEAAFVSLLVEFGANLNLVKWESLGPESRGRRKVDPEALQVFKEARSVPRTLLCLCRVAVRRALGKHRLHLIPSLPLPDPIKKFLLHE; this is encoded by the exons ATGGCGGAGGGCGGCAGCCCAGACGGGCGGGCAGGGCCGGGCTCCGCAG GTCGTAATCTGAAGGAGTGGCTGAGGGAGCAATTTTGTGATCATCCGCTGGAGCACTGTGAGGACACGAGGCTCCATGATGCAGCTTACGTCGGGGACCTCCAGACCCTCAGGAGCCTATTGCAAGAGGAGAGCTACCGGAG CCGCATCAACGAGAAGTCTGTCTGGTGCTGTGGCTGGCTCCCCTGCACACCGTTGCGAATCGCGGCCACTGCAGGCCATGGGAGCTGTGTGGACTTCCTCATCCGGAAGGGGGCCGAGGTGGATCTGGTGGACGTAAAAGGACAGACGGCCCTGTACGTGGCTGTGGTGAACGGGCACCTAGAGAGTACCCAGATCCTTCTCGAAGCTGGCGCGGACCCCAACGGAAGCCGGCACCATCGCAGCACCCCTGTCTACCACGCCTCTCGCGTGGGCCGGGCGGACATCCTGAAGGCCCTCATCAG GTACGGGGCTGATGTTGACGTCAACCACCACCTGACTCCTGATGTCCAGCCCCGATTCTCCCGGCGGCTCACCTCCTTGGTGGTCTGCCCCTTGTACATCAGCGCAGCCTACCACAACCTCCAGTGCTTCCGGCTGCTCCTCCTGGCTGGCGCGAACCCCGACTTCAACTGCAATGGTCCTGTCAACACACAGGGATTCTACAGGGGCTCTCCTGGGTGCGTCATGGATGCTGTTCTGCGCCACGGCTGTGAGGCAGCCTTCGTGAGCCTCCTGGTAGAATTTGGAGCCAACCTGAATCTAGTGAAGTGGGAATCGCTGGGCCCAGAGtcgagaggaagaagaaaggtgGACCCTGAGGCCTTGCAGGTCTTTAAAGAGGCCAGAA GTGTTCCCAGAACCTTGCTGTGTCTGTGCCGTGTGGCTGTGAGAAGAGCTCTTGGCAAACACCGGCTTCATCTGATTCCTTCGCTGCCTCTGCCAGACCCCATAAAGAAGTTTCTACTCCATGAGTAG